Proteins encoded in a region of the Flavobacterium sp. MDT1-60 genome:
- a CDS encoding ATP-binding cassette domain-containing protein: MKHEYKETLLYVENLSVGYDDTIIIKDINLVEKDVIRDGVDCTGQVVAFVGRSGRGKSTFFKALTGLIPSNSGKILIRDFENKEPNAAKSVSEGDIGFVDQKYTLFRHKTVTQALKFSLRKTTLSNTEKEEKIKKYLKEWGLENCKDKYPNELSGGQRQRTAIIEQLFSSDQFIVLDEPFSGLDVGNIEEVKKSFELLGKSSDFNTVIFSTHDIELAIELAQTIYVIGYPTINGKQEHYGTIVAKYDLRDMGLAWKDYCDDHIKLSKEIIHQMMIS, translated from the coding sequence ATGAAACACGAATATAAAGAAACGCTTTTATATGTAGAAAATCTAAGCGTTGGATACGATGATACCATTATTATAAAGGATATTAATCTTGTAGAAAAAGATGTAATCAGAGATGGGGTAGATTGTACAGGACAAGTTGTAGCTTTTGTTGGAAGATCAGGAAGAGGAAAATCTACTTTCTTTAAAGCATTAACCGGACTGATTCCATCGAATTCCGGAAAAATATTAATTAGAGATTTTGAAAACAAAGAACCTAATGCTGCCAAATCTGTAAGCGAAGGCGATATTGGTTTTGTAGATCAAAAATATACTTTGTTCAGACACAAAACAGTTACTCAGGCTTTGAAATTTTCGTTAAGAAAAACAACGCTTTCGAATACTGAAAAGGAAGAGAAGATAAAAAAATACCTGAAAGAATGGGGGTTGGAAAATTGTAAAGACAAATATCCTAACGAACTTTCCGGAGGACAAAGACAAAGGACTGCTATCATAGAGCAATTGTTTTCATCCGATCAATTTATTGTTTTGGATGAGCCTTTCTCTGGATTGGATGTTGGAAATATCGAAGAAGTAAAAAAATCTTTTGAGTTGTTAGGAAAATCTTCCGATTTTAATACGGTTATTTTTTCAACGCATGATATTGAATTGGCAATTGAATTGGCGCAGACTATTTACGTTATTGGTTATCCAACTATTAATGGAAAGCAGGAGCATTACGGAACAATCGTAGCCAAATATGATCTGAGAGATATGGGCTTAGCCTGGAAAGATTATTGTGATGATCACATAAAATTATCAAAAGAAATTATTCATCAAATGATGATTTCTTAA
- a CDS encoding AAA family ATPase, translating to MSKKNNPISIIEESFLSLKKYLETNINSNEAVFTASFISDLQKETTSILEICNVLNQDTDFIQKINQAVNPVFSKGLLFKAEHFFLSDIIDLYEREPEQKNEKQEFVLAYYYDALRNKHFADANSVNELNQLVFTAEFKNHLLKIKKENTIIASTAYQNQYLLPEIIVEKKHTKADEILNKYQNFIQFAFDKKFENVTAFNNYLGLDFNKSKTDKKEIDHLPEEDTLEKVLKELNELVGLAEVKKDVSELINLLEIQKKRSKQGLKNVEITLHTVFLGPPGTGKTSVARLLSRIFKHLGFLSKGQMYETDREGLVAGYVGQTATKVDAAVESSLGGVLFVDEAYALSQNAFGNDYGAEAVNTLLKRMEDHREDLAVVVAGYTEPMKIFIESNPGLRSRFNRYFHFNHFTPAELFQIFESFCLKSDFIISDDAKEKLTDTFELLYESKNESFGNARVVRNLFEKCVQNQANRIVKLKKITNKILKTFTEEDIPEPKETEQKVNFEVKDKESK from the coding sequence ATGTCAAAAAAGAACAATCCGATATCGATTATTGAGGAATCATTTTTGTCTCTAAAAAAATATTTGGAAACAAACATAAATTCTAATGAAGCCGTTTTTACGGCTTCATTTATTAGTGATCTACAAAAAGAAACTACAAGTATTCTTGAAATTTGCAATGTACTAAATCAAGATACAGATTTTATTCAGAAAATAAATCAAGCAGTAAATCCGGTATTTTCAAAAGGTTTATTATTTAAAGCAGAACATTTCTTTCTTTCAGATATTATTGATCTTTACGAAAGAGAACCGGAGCAAAAAAATGAAAAGCAAGAGTTTGTTTTAGCATATTATTATGACGCTTTACGTAACAAACATTTTGCAGATGCAAATTCGGTAAATGAGTTAAATCAATTGGTTTTTACAGCGGAATTTAAAAATCATCTTTTAAAAATAAAAAAGGAAAACACAATAATAGCTTCAACCGCTTACCAAAATCAATATTTGCTTCCTGAAATAATAGTAGAAAAGAAACACACTAAAGCAGACGAAATTTTAAATAAATACCAAAATTTCATTCAGTTTGCGTTTGATAAAAAATTTGAAAATGTAACAGCTTTCAATAATTATCTTGGTTTGGATTTCAATAAATCAAAAACAGACAAAAAGGAAATTGATCATCTTCCGGAAGAAGATACATTAGAAAAAGTGCTGAAAGAATTAAATGAATTAGTTGGTTTAGCAGAAGTAAAAAAAGACGTTTCGGAACTTATCAATTTATTAGAAATACAAAAGAAAAGATCAAAACAAGGATTAAAGAATGTTGAAATAACCTTGCATACTGTTTTTTTAGGACCACCCGGAACCGGGAAAACTTCTGTGGCAAGACTTTTAAGCCGAATTTTTAAACATTTAGGCTTTTTATCCAAAGGTCAGATGTACGAAACAGACAGAGAAGGCTTAGTTGCTGGCTATGTTGGACAAACGGCAACCAAAGTTGATGCTGCTGTGGAATCGAGCCTTGGTGGTGTTTTATTTGTTGATGAAGCTTATGCGTTATCTCAAAATGCATTTGGGAATGATTATGGAGCCGAAGCAGTAAATACGCTGCTGAAAAGAATGGAAGACCATCGGGAAGATTTAGCAGTTGTTGTTGCAGGATATACTGAACCAATGAAGATTTTTATAGAGTCTAATCCGGGATTACGTTCTCGTTTTAATAGATATTTTCATTTTAATCATTTTACCCCTGCTGAATTATTTCAAATTTTTGAATCATTTTGTTTGAAGTCCGATTTTATAATTTCTGATGATGCCAAAGAAAAATTAACCGATACTTTTGAACTACTCTACGAAAGTAAAAATGAAAGTTTTGGAAATGCGAGAGTGGTTAGAAACCTATTTGAAAAATGTGTTCAGAATCAGGCTAACAGAATTGTGAAATTGAAAAAAATCACAAATAAAATTTTAAAAACTTTTACAGAAGAAGATATTCCAGAACCAAAAGAAACAGAGCAAAAAGTTAATTTCGAAGTAAAAGATAAAGAATCAAAATAA
- a CDS encoding sugar phosphate nucleotidyltransferase yields MKIIVPMAGRGSRLRPHTLTVPKPLIPVAGKSIVHRLVEDIAKILKQPIEEVAFILGDEAFFGADLVTSLEDLAKGLGAKASIYRQDLPLGTGHAIMCAKESLSGPAVIAYADTLIRADFELDPAADAVIWVKQVEQPEAFGVVKLNANNEIIELVEKPKEFVSDLAVIGIYYFKEVGDLKKELQGVLDNNIQNGGEYQINDGIKAMMADGKVFKTGSVDEWMDCGNKDVTVETNSRMLGFLHNDGEHLVDYNVTLENATIIPPCYIGENVVLKNATVGPNVSLGKGCHVIDSTIKNSLVQTFSQIKNANLDNAMIGNHVSYDGKFTSISIGDYSVLE; encoded by the coding sequence ATGAAAATAATCGTTCCAATGGCTGGCCGAGGCTCGAGGCTAAGACCACATACCTTAACGGTTCCAAAACCATTAATTCCTGTTGCAGGAAAATCAATCGTGCATCGTTTAGTGGAAGATATTGCTAAAATATTAAAACAACCTATCGAAGAAGTTGCTTTTATTTTGGGTGACGAAGCTTTTTTTGGTGCTGATCTTGTAACAAGCTTAGAGGATTTGGCAAAAGGTTTAGGAGCAAAAGCGTCGATCTATCGTCAGGATTTGCCTTTGGGAACAGGTCATGCAATTATGTGTGCAAAAGAATCTTTATCAGGTCCAGCAGTTATTGCTTATGCAGATACCTTAATCAGAGCTGATTTTGAATTAGACCCTGCTGCAGATGCTGTAATTTGGGTTAAACAAGTGGAGCAGCCAGAAGCATTTGGTGTAGTTAAATTAAATGCCAATAATGAAATTATAGAATTGGTTGAAAAACCAAAAGAATTTGTCAGCGATTTAGCCGTTATCGGAATCTATTATTTTAAAGAAGTTGGTGATTTGAAAAAAGAACTTCAGGGCGTTTTGGATAATAATATTCAGAACGGTGGAGAATATCAAATCAATGACGGAATCAAGGCAATGATGGCTGATGGAAAAGTTTTCAAAACCGGAAGCGTAGACGAATGGATGGATTGTGGAAATAAAGATGTTACTGTTGAAACTAATTCAAGAATGCTAGGATTCTTGCATAATGATGGGGAACATTTGGTTGACTATAATGTGACATTAGAAAACGCAACTATTATCCCCCCTTGTTATATTGGTGAAAATGTAGTGTTGAAAAATGCAACAGTTGGACCAAACGTATCTTTAGGAAAAGGATGCCATGTAATTGACAGTACGATCAAAAACAGTTTAGTTCAGACGTTTTCTCAAATAAAAAATGCTAACTTAGATAATGCGATGATCGGAAACCATGTTAGTTATGATGGTAAATTTACAAGTATCAGCATTGGAGATTATTCTGTTTTAGAATAA
- a CDS encoding lipopolysaccharide assembly protein LapB, which translates to MKKGVFVILFFVLLCNSTSVLAQTEPEDIAMATDEYQDSFYESLKQKGIENYDKAIVSLEKCIKLKPNDAVAYFELGKNYFALKEYSNAQTSFEKATQLDPKNKWYWLGIYDVSYETKNYPLAIETIQKIIPFDEEYKDDLISLYMLTNQYDKALSTINEMNDKFGKSEDRERYKMQILSQGKYQNSEIANLINQIKQNPKEESNYVNLIFLYSKSEETDKALDVAKQLAKEIPNSEWAQVSLFKVYLDGNKPDQAIKSMNVILSSSKIDSKIKHRTLNEFLIYVNKNPQYAPDLEKAIAYFDNDPSVDVAKEIGKFYHSKGQFENAIKFYEKDLKANSDTDRETNLLLLEAYTQAKQFEPMTKRAMNMIEVYPSQPQFYYYAGLGNNKLQQFKNAKTVLEMGLDYVVEDKTLEANFNIQLGEAYNGLGDAKKKEEYFLKANELLKQKK; encoded by the coding sequence ATGAAAAAAGGAGTTTTTGTAATTTTATTTTTCGTTTTGCTTTGCAATTCAACTTCGGTTTTAGCTCAGACTGAACCGGAAGATATTGCTATGGCAACCGATGAATACCAGGACTCTTTTTATGAATCATTAAAACAAAAAGGAATTGAGAATTATGATAAGGCCATTGTATCATTAGAAAAATGTATCAAACTAAAACCTAATGATGCTGTTGCTTATTTTGAATTGGGGAAGAATTACTTTGCTCTAAAAGAATATAGCAATGCTCAAACTTCTTTTGAAAAAGCAACACAATTAGACCCAAAGAACAAATGGTATTGGCTTGGAATTTATGATGTAAGTTATGAAACCAAAAATTATCCTTTAGCAATCGAAACGATTCAGAAAATTATTCCGTTTGACGAAGAATATAAAGATGATTTGATTTCATTATACATGTTGACGAATCAGTACGATAAAGCGCTTTCAACGATTAATGAAATGAACGATAAATTCGGAAAATCTGAAGATCGTGAAAGATATAAAATGCAGATTTTATCTCAGGGAAAATATCAAAATTCTGAGATTGCTAATTTGATTAATCAGATTAAACAAAATCCGAAAGAAGAATCAAATTATGTCAACCTGATTTTTTTATATTCAAAATCAGAAGAAACAGATAAAGCTTTGGATGTTGCAAAACAATTGGCAAAAGAAATTCCGAATTCTGAATGGGCTCAGGTAAGTTTATTCAAAGTGTATTTAGATGGCAATAAACCAGATCAGGCAATTAAATCAATGAATGTGATTTTGTCAAGTTCTAAAATTGATTCAAAAATAAAGCATCGTACGCTAAATGAATTTTTGATTTATGTGAATAAAAATCCGCAATATGCTCCAGATTTAGAGAAAGCAATTGCTTATTTTGATAACGATCCAAGTGTTGATGTTGCAAAAGAAATTGGGAAATTCTATCACAGTAAAGGCCAATTTGAAAATGCAATTAAGTTTTATGAAAAAGATTTAAAGGCAAATTCAGATACAGATCGAGAAACGAATTTGCTTTTGCTTGAAGCGTATACTCAGGCAAAACAGTTTGAACCGATGACGAAAAGAGCGATGAATATGATTGAAGTGTATCCGAGCCAGCCACAATTCTATTATTATGCAGGCTTAGGAAACAATAAGTTACAACAATTTAAGAATGCAAAAACCGTTTTAGAAATGGGGCTTGATTATGTCGTAGAGGATAAAACACTTGAGGCAAATTTTAATATTCAGCTTGGAGAGGCATACAATGGATTAGGGGATGCTAAGAAAAAAGAGGAATACTTTTTGAAGGCAAATGAGTTATTAAAACAAAAAAAGTAA
- a CDS encoding GNAT family N-acetyltransferase, whose amino-acid sequence MKLQIQELTTIEEMLAQIDTMRFLYPKLSIEKYKSFLSEMVPHNYIQIGVFEEGVCLGITGCWSATKLWTGKYLEIDNFVVNPEHRSKGIGKVLTDYIEQKAKGLNCSSIVLDAFTGNFAAHRFYYNQGYGPKGFHFVKILDEDKLTQ is encoded by the coding sequence ATGAAACTACAAATTCAGGAACTGACTACAATAGAAGAAATGCTGGCTCAAATTGATACGATGCGATTTCTTTATCCAAAACTTTCTATTGAAAAATACAAATCATTTCTTTCAGAGATGGTTCCCCACAATTATATTCAGATTGGTGTTTTTGAAGAGGGTGTTTGTCTGGGAATAACCGGCTGCTGGTCTGCCACTAAATTATGGACCGGCAAATATCTTGAAATCGATAATTTTGTAGTTAATCCGGAGCATCGCTCAAAAGGAATCGGAAAAGTATTGACCGATTATATTGAACAAAAAGCTAAAGGCTTAAACTGCAGCAGTATTGTTTTGGATGCTTTTACAGGAAATTTTGCAGCACATCGTTTTTACTACAATCAGGGTTACGGCCCAAAGGGTTTTCATTTCGTTAAAATTTTGGATGAAGATAAACTGACGCAATAA
- the dut gene encoding dUTP diphosphatase → MKIQIINKSQHALPNYETIASAGMDLRANLTESIKLKPLERTIVKTGLFIELPIGYEAQVRPRSGLAAKKGVTVLNSPGTVDADYRGEIGVILVNLSNEEFVIENGERIAQLIIAKHERAEWIEVEELSETSRGEGGFGSTGVK, encoded by the coding sequence ATGAAAATACAAATTATCAATAAATCACAACACGCTTTACCAAACTACGAAACAATTGCTTCGGCAGGAATGGATTTACGTGCCAACTTAACAGAATCAATCAAACTAAAACCTTTAGAAAGAACTATTGTAAAAACCGGTCTTTTTATTGAATTGCCAATTGGCTACGAAGCGCAGGTAAGGCCAAGAAGTGGATTGGCTGCAAAAAAAGGAGTAACCGTTTTAAATTCTCCAGGAACCGTTGATGCTGATTACAGAGGAGAAATAGGAGTAATTTTAGTAAATTTATCAAATGAAGAATTCGTAATCGAAAACGGAGAACGAATTGCACAATTGATTATCGCCAAACACGAAAGAGCTGAATGGATTGAAGTTGAAGAATTATCCGAAACTTCAAGAGGTGAAGGCGGTTTTGGAAGTACAGGCGTGAAATAG
- a CDS encoding ABC transporter permease: protein MNRTLILIGWLVFLIIIWFATTAGEKHLFPSPSQVLTGFQDLYKEGLVVHIFNSLSLCFISIFLATIISLLFAYAWPIPLLKPIAEFVTKFRFLPFTGLSFYITMVVHDARAMQVWILVIFLTTFLTTSLIAVIKDIPQEEFDHAKMLKCTRLEVLWQVIILGRVDYVIDVIRQNLAITWMMLVTVESIVVASGGLGFLIKNSDKFMNTGRIIALQIIILLIGLGLDAGINFLRKALFRYSKI, encoded by the coding sequence ATGAACAGAACGCTTATTTTAATAGGCTGGTTAGTTTTTTTGATTATTATTTGGTTTGCGACAACAGCTGGGGAAAAACATCTTTTTCCATCTCCTTCTCAGGTTTTAACAGGTTTTCAGGATTTATATAAAGAGGGTCTGGTAGTTCATATTTTCAATTCATTGTCTTTATGTTTTATATCGATTTTTTTAGCCACGATAATTTCTTTATTATTTGCTTATGCATGGCCAATTCCGTTATTAAAGCCAATTGCTGAATTCGTTACAAAATTTAGATTTTTGCCTTTTACCGGACTTTCATTTTATATTACAATGGTGGTGCACGATGCAAGAGCAATGCAGGTCTGGATCTTGGTAATTTTCCTGACGACTTTCTTAACAACCTCATTAATTGCAGTTATCAAAGATATTCCACAAGAAGAATTTGATCATGCAAAAATGCTAAAATGCACACGATTAGAAGTGCTTTGGCAGGTGATTATTTTAGGAAGAGTAGATTATGTAATTGATGTAATCAGACAAAATCTTGCCATAACCTGGATGATGCTGGTAACAGTTGAATCGATTGTGGTAGCCTCTGGTGGATTAGGGTTTTTAATCAAAAACTCTGATAAGTTCATGAATACAGGACGAATCATTGCGCTTCAAATTATTATTTTATTAATAGGTTTAGGCTTAGATGCAGGAATAAATTTCTTAAGAAAAGCACTATTTAGATATTCAAAAATATAA
- a CDS encoding lipopolysaccharide biosynthesis protein, protein MGLYKNLFKQTAIYGLATVLPRMLSFLLVRLYTGILPTAEYGEVSIVLSWMVFFNVVLSYGMETAFFRFYSAEEDKKNVIATSTISIFWSSIIFLFVALIFRNTLASLAEVDAQYVTYSVWILVLDALVLVPFSKLRANQRPMVYAAIKIGNVIINLLLNIFFLVYLPKLAASNPNSVWDNLYVENFQIAYIFIANLLASLATFVVLSPNYLSLGRKFDPVLWKKMMKYGLPILVAGLAFAINEHFDKILLGYLLPENLAKSEVGAYSACYKLGLFMVLFATAFRLGIEPFFFSHAKNENAPQTYAVITKYFVILGSLILLGVIVFADILKFLLLDNKSYWEAMKVVPLIILANFFLGIYNNLSVWYKLTDKTKIGAYISIVGAIVTLVLNYFLIPKYSYYGSAIATISAYGSMMLISYILGNKYYPIPYDMNKIGAYLGISIVFSAISFYGFRENYFVGIPLLLGFMYFVYHNEKDTIKGIMNRK, encoded by the coding sequence TTGGGATTATATAAAAATCTATTCAAGCAAACTGCAATTTACGGACTAGCAACAGTATTACCGCGAATGCTGAGCTTTTTATTGGTAAGATTGTATACAGGTATTTTACCAACTGCAGAATATGGCGAAGTTTCGATTGTTTTGTCCTGGATGGTTTTCTTTAATGTAGTTCTTTCTTACGGAATGGAAACGGCATTTTTTAGATTCTATAGTGCCGAAGAAGACAAGAAAAATGTAATTGCTACTTCTACAATTTCAATATTTTGGTCATCAATAATTTTCTTGTTTGTAGCCTTAATTTTTAGAAACACCTTAGCAAGCCTTGCCGAAGTAGATGCACAGTATGTTACTTACTCTGTTTGGATTTTAGTTCTAGATGCTTTGGTGTTAGTGCCATTCTCTAAACTTAGGGCCAATCAAAGACCAATGGTGTACGCGGCAATAAAAATTGGAAATGTTATAATCAATTTATTGCTTAATATTTTCTTTTTAGTGTATTTACCAAAATTGGCGGCTTCAAATCCTAATTCGGTTTGGGATAATTTATATGTTGAGAACTTCCAGATTGCTTATATTTTCATAGCTAATCTGTTGGCAAGTTTAGCCACTTTTGTTGTGCTTTCTCCAAATTATCTTTCGCTAGGAAGAAAATTCGATCCTGTACTTTGGAAAAAAATGATGAAATACGGTTTGCCAATTTTGGTTGCCGGACTTGCATTTGCTATTAACGAACATTTCGATAAAATTCTTTTAGGATATTTATTACCTGAAAACTTGGCAAAATCTGAAGTTGGAGCTTATTCGGCCTGTTATAAATTAGGTCTATTTATGGTTTTGTTTGCAACAGCTTTTAGATTAGGAATCGAACCTTTCTTTTTCAGTCATGCCAAAAATGAAAATGCACCTCAGACCTACGCGGTTATCACCAAATATTTTGTGATTCTGGGATCCTTAATTTTATTGGGAGTAATTGTTTTTGCAGATATTTTAAAATTTCTGCTATTGGATAATAAATCCTATTGGGAAGCTATGAAAGTAGTACCATTAATTATTCTGGCAAACTTCTTTTTAGGAATTTATAATAATTTATCCGTTTGGTATAAACTGACAGACAAAACAAAAATTGGTGCCTATATTTCAATTGTTGGTGCAATAGTAACTTTGGTTTTAAACTATTTCCTGATTCCAAAATACAGTTATTACGGTTCTGCAATTGCAACTATTTCCGCTTACGGAAGTATGATGCTGATTTCTTATATTTTAGGAAACAAATATTACCCAATACCTTATGATATGAACAAAATTGGAGCTTATCTGGGAATTTCAATTGTGTTTTCTGCTATTTCTTTTTATGGATTTAGGGAAAATTATTTCGTTGGAATTCCGTTATTATTAGGCTTTATGTATTTTGTTTATCATAACGAAAAAGACACAATCAAAGGAATTATGAATAGAAAGTAG
- a CDS encoding phosphate ABC transporter substrate-binding/OmpA family protein yields the protein MGKILRTEKLTTLSELLIVIVGIGVILGGVYYLSPGIKTAVSKQLDGMELNSTDVNNVTNAEKIALPTTEISSEVADKPLVRIAGYAWNAQSGIIVSNGGPKTTKGSLMEKNGVNLEIIRQDWLSELRNMQMKFIEEFDKGEAFPSSDKSVFAVMIMGDGAPFYISSVQKSLDEKYGKDKYHLQVMGVVGMSYGEDKLIGPPSWKSDPKTMKGSVISAVLGDGDWVTTVNYCFANGLKVNPDPTTYDADAVNIYPSENDDYIKSAEELIKSQTTGWTVTLKEVVNGKLTGKSVNRKIDGCATWTPGDKTVFDKLTGFVDIVSTKEFNNQMPTAIIGVKEWAVKNPDIVSNILKSALTASNQMKNYEDWKVRASQALADTYKIETPEYWYKMFKGQQGTKGGLTYNMGGSKVFNYADAMQYFGLSDGVNRYKSVYNQVSGYLTELNPFGFNENVGAVVPYDQAVNLFFLKNINDIESTSADKADYSAEAKEVVASGEWKINFNTGSAEISNSSSKEVEKIYNLLVQAESTKLTIVGHTDNVGNADANLALSKSRAEAVVNYLKQKGIPASRFQLVDGKGQSDPVADNNTASGKASNRRVVITLLK from the coding sequence ATGGGAAAAATTTTAAGAACAGAAAAGTTAACCACTCTTTCTGAATTATTGATCGTTATTGTTGGAATTGGAGTAATTTTAGGTGGAGTTTATTATTTATCTCCCGGAATTAAAACAGCTGTTTCAAAACAATTAGACGGTATGGAGTTAAACTCGACAGATGTTAATAACGTAACCAATGCTGAAAAAATAGCACTTCCTACAACAGAAATATCTTCAGAAGTTGCAGACAAACCATTAGTTAGAATTGCAGGTTATGCCTGGAATGCTCAGTCTGGAATTATCGTTTCTAATGGTGGTCCAAAAACGACAAAAGGATCATTAATGGAAAAAAACGGTGTAAATCTTGAAATTATCCGTCAGGACTGGTTGTCAGAATTACGCAATATGCAAATGAAATTTATCGAAGAATTTGATAAAGGTGAAGCTTTTCCATCTTCAGATAAAAGTGTTTTTGCTGTTATGATCATGGGTGATGGTGCACCATTTTATATTAGTTCTGTTCAAAAATCATTAGACGAAAAATACGGAAAAGATAAATACCACTTACAAGTTATGGGTGTAGTGGGGATGAGTTATGGTGAAGATAAATTGATTGGACCTCCAAGCTGGAAATCTGATCCAAAAACGATGAAAGGTTCTGTTATCTCTGCTGTTCTTGGGGATGGTGACTGGGTTACTACTGTAAACTATTGTTTTGCAAACGGATTAAAAGTAAATCCGGATCCAACAACTTATGATGCAGATGCAGTAAATATTTATCCATCAGAGAATGATGACTATATTAAATCGGCTGAAGAATTAATCAAATCTCAGACAACAGGATGGACTGTTACTTTGAAAGAAGTAGTAAACGGAAAATTAACTGGGAAATCTGTAAACAGAAAAATTGACGGTTGCGCGACTTGGACACCTGGAGACAAAACAGTTTTTGATAAATTGACTGGTTTTGTAGATATCGTTTCTACTAAAGAATTCAACAATCAAATGCCAACGGCTATTATTGGTGTGAAAGAATGGGCTGTAAAAAACCCGGATATTGTTTCTAATATTTTGAAATCGGCACTGACGGCTTCAAACCAAATGAAAAATTATGAAGATTGGAAAGTAAGAGCTTCACAAGCACTTGCTGATACCTATAAAATTGAAACTCCTGAATATTGGTATAAAATGTTCAAAGGACAACAAGGAACAAAAGGTGGATTGACTTATAATATGGGTGGTTCAAAAGTATTCAATTATGCTGATGCTATGCAATATTTTGGTTTATCAGATGGAGTGAACAGATACAAATCAGTTTACAACCAGGTTTCTGGATATTTAACAGAATTGAATCCGTTTGGATTTAACGAAAATGTTGGTGCTGTTGTTCCTTACGATCAGGCAGTAAACTTGTTTTTCCTGAAAAACATCAACGATATCGAATCTACTTCTGCAGATAAAGCAGATTATAGTGCAGAAGCAAAAGAAGTGGTAGCTTCTGGAGAATGGAAAATTAATTTTAATACGGGAAGTGCTGAAATTTCAAATTCATCCAGTAAAGAAGTAGAAAAAATCTACAATCTTTTGGTGCAAGCTGAAAGCACAAAATTAACAATTGTTGGTCATACAGATAATGTTGGAAATGCAGATGCAAACTTAGCTTTGTCAAAAAGCAGAGCAGAAGCAGTTGTAAATTACCTGAAACAAAAAGGTATTCCTGCAAGCCGTTTCCAATTAGTTGACGGAAAAGGTCAAAGCGATCCGGTTGCAGATAATAATACTGCTTCAGGAAAAGCATCAAACAGACGTGTGGTTATCACTTTATTAAAATAA
- a CDS encoding DUF4292 domain-containing protein translates to MKKYIVLVLMSVFVISCKSKAVAVQNTDKTAEAPKEDKKAIAKHYDNKLDFKTLNIRASAKYEDEKQSQNVTAEIKIEKDKQILVSVRFLGITMAKALITPTTVSYYEKIKGTYYEGDFTSLSKWLGTELDYSKVQNLLVGEALDDLRKGKYTQTIVENLFKLEDEKEAKIKKTFYLDSEKYLLQKEEISQPAENRMLAIKYSDNKTFDQGILPTKIEINAVQPKGKTDINLEYNNITFNEELSFPYSVPSGYKKVIIN, encoded by the coding sequence ATGAAAAAATATATAGTATTAGTATTGATGTCAGTTTTTGTGATTTCATGTAAATCGAAAGCTGTCGCAGTACAAAACACAGACAAAACTGCAGAAGCGCCAAAAGAGGATAAAAAAGCAATAGCAAAACATTATGACAATAAATTAGATTTCAAAACATTAAATATAAGAGCAAGTGCTAAATATGAAGATGAAAAACAAAGTCAGAATGTAACTGCCGAAATCAAAATTGAAAAAGACAAGCAAATTTTAGTAAGTGTTCGTTTTCTTGGAATCACAATGGCAAAGGCATTGATTACACCTACTACAGTAAGTTATTACGAAAAAATAAAAGGTACTTATTACGAAGGTGATTTTACAAGTTTAAGCAAATGGCTTGGGACTGAACTGGATTACAGTAAAGTTCAAAACTTATTAGTTGGAGAAGCTTTGGATGATTTAAGAAAAGGAAAATATACACAGACGATTGTAGAAAATCTTTTTAAGTTGGAAGATGAAAAAGAAGCTAAAATAAAAAAGACATTCTATTTAGATTCAGAAAAATATTTACTGCAAAAAGAAGAAATTTCACAACCTGCAGAAAACAGAATGTTAGCAATAAAATATTCTGATAATAAAACATTTGATCAGGGAATACTCCCAACCAAAATCGAAATTAATGCTGTTCAGCCAAAAGGGAAGACCGATATTAATTTAGAATATAATAATATTACGTTTAACGAAGAACTTTCTTTTCCATATAGTGTTCCAAGTGGGTATAAAAAAGTTATAATTAACTAA